The DNA window TAAGTTAAAACTTCCTATTTCAATTTGTTTGAGCTTGAGGCTTGAGTGTGTGTATCTAAGAGGTTTTCTTTATTCGCCTTAATCGAGCATCTAGGTAATTTGTAATTGTGATTAATCTCAGGTGATTCAGAGGACACCGAGAAGCTCTTTTAATTTCCTGCTTTTGCTCTTGCTTTGCTCCGGATTACGGTGAGGGATTCCaaactgttttgcacaaaattgcTTCTCGAACTTTTATAACCACTACTTGTATACTTGCTTATATATATACGTGATATGATTTGATGAGTGCTTCTTTCATGCCTAAGTGGTCTAATACTTGATGAATCTTGTTCATTTGAATgaaaagtacttatttctaggcgagtgtgtactttatcgcactcgacctaactgtTGTTGTACTGCTTAACTGTTCAATATTTCattgtttatatgttatttgcgtatgctgtaggccatgtgtactttatcacattggcTGAACAAGGCCTTCTTCCCTTCGTTATCACctattcgagccagaagcggactcggtcggataggttgataaccctgggcactgtattttggtatactcgagtattaccactggagggataaggtgatggccagtcaaccgaAGGAGTTACCAATGGGAGTTATAAGGACGGGAAGTGGACCGAGTACTGTATCCTTTTGTGTTTGCTTTACTATTAATACTGTTATTGCTCTCCTAGTTGACATTTCTCGGGTAAGACTCCTCATGAGCATTAATCTCTGAGACGAAGCAATCCTTGTAATGTTCTTCTAGTCGGACGAGCCACTATTTGTTtgactaaaattcatgaaaatatatttatgtgaTCATGCATTCCAAATGTACGTTagtggtttttaaatgatttatgaGTTGTACTCAGAATAAAGTTGCCAACAAAAGTATTACTTCTACATGTGTTTCCAAAGTAACGCTTACGCACTGGtttataaatacttgattttcccttttgaaacctcattgagctttagctcacccccaaaAACATTTTAGTTCTATGCAGGGCTCGAGAAGGATAGTTACTCAAGCGCAAGGATTTGGAGTACCGTGGATTATCCATTATCTGGATTgtggttgattttctttgtcAAATGTAACGGTTATTTTGAAAGATTTGTGAAACTTTTTGGTATGATGtacttgtggttgaagtgaatgTAAATCTCATGATATTTTTGGGACTATACTTTTGTAAGAATGATTTGAATTGCAAACATAAGGATTGTACTTAAGTTATTAGTATGACATTTAAGATGAAGTATTGGACTTGTACTTTGGTATGTTGGACTGGTGGATATATATTATACTCCATTTGAGCTTTTAAGAACCATCGATTATATTCATGCTTGAgttttgtagtgagtcccggcgagagttgggcaggcggccgccgaaccctttggttcgccttagggggaagtggggtcgtcacagtttgTCTAGGCACAATGAAGTGCATTATATACATTAATGGAGGTAGTTCAGAATGCAGTGTTTACCTGTCTTTCAGGGCATTTTCTACCGTTGTTAAAAGGAATATTCAAACTCTCAAAAAAGTGTCATGATATGTGGTTTTAGTAGATGCATTAGTTTCAATGTAGACATTGGCAAGTGCCTCAATAGCtgtctattttttttggggtgcaattttcatccaaattttGTACTCTAATCTCCTAATACAATACGCCAAACACATAACATGCAAAAGTAAGATAGCCACTATGCCAAAGAATATAAATCTGCTTGAAAGTTTATATCTCTCATAATAAATTTTGTGACCATTTCATAAAGTACACAAATCTGAAGTTAATTCAAAAACTAGTATTGCTTCTCTAAACAAAAGGCTGCCATCCAACTCTTGCAATAGAATCCAGCAGCATCCTCACAAAAATATTCCACAAATTTGAAGTTAACTCAAAAACTAGCATTGCTTCTCTAAACAAAAGGCTGTTGTCCAACTCTTGCGATAGAATCCAGCATCGTCTTTTCTAAAAGTGCAACTATCAATCCTCATGAATCTTTACCTATACATTAAGTAAGAACACCACTTCATTATCCATCCAActtacaaatatttgtaaagaaaaaaacTTGAACAGTTTTGTGTCAAAGTATACCAATTTTAGTGGCCAAGCAATCGGTGCACCAAGTGCATCTTCAATTGTCTGCAAGAGCCCATAAGGCCTAATCAATTGTTCGCTACTTTCCACCACAATTTGTACTAGTATTTCACACCAACATGGCCCTAATGATTGTCCACCAACAACTTTAGAAGGATCAATTCCTTGGAGGCGACCAATAGCTAGACATTTTGTTGGATCAAACAAACTGAAAATATCCACCCAATCACCTTCCTACAAGATAATTTAAAGTCATAGAATTGAATTAGAtagatttattttaaaaaatttgatagagtttCCCCTGCATTTTGAacatttctccaattttcagcaataaaacTTAACAACCACGACCCTACTAAGTTGAAATTGCCATGTTTTACTATTCAACATAACCAAACAAAATAGCAGTTTAATTAATCAACAAGTTTCAAACAATAAAAGCATCCTCACATGATATAATCACAATAAATTCTTGAAAAGAATCATGAACATACCTGAAGAGAACGAGCACCAATAGGTGGTTTTGAAACATGATTAGAGGATGTTGAATTTATCGAGCCACCGGTTTTTGAGCCACTATTTTGCTGCTGACACACCATTGCTTTGAGCTCTGCAAGTTCTTTAGCTTGGTCTTTAAGCTGCTGATCTTGCTCAGCAAATTTTTCTTCCATCTTAGAAATTGCTGCCTTTTGCTCCATAACAATACGCTGACAAGTGCTGCGAC is part of the Coffea eugenioides isolate CCC68of chromosome 6, Ceug_1.0, whole genome shotgun sequence genome and encodes:
- the LOC113774466 gene encoding uncharacterized protein LOC113774466 yields the protein MFEHCYTDSNGNPGNDDVATTLQALKEKVCQLPSGSNDDVGCDDAFVQVFEEDKNGRVRMYGLGVTPSDKWGNAPSRSTCQRIVMEQKAAISKMEEKFAEQDQQLKDQAKELAELKAMVCQQQNSGSKTGGSINSTSSNHVSKPPIGARSLQEGDWVDIFSLFDPTKCLAIGRLQGIDPSKVVGGQSLGPCWCEILVQIVVESSEQLIRPYGLLQTIEDALGAPIAWPLKLVKIHED